In one window of Drosophila mauritiana strain mau12 chromosome X, ASM438214v1, whole genome shotgun sequence DNA:
- the LOC117147752 gene encoding serine protease persephone, which translates to MPLDWSLLLGTFVLISSSSVEAAATVGRACKVTDTMPGICRTSADCEPLIDGYIKSGVLTLNDVPSCGLGAWGEIFCCPTKPCCDNSTITSASTSSTTSTRSPPMGRTISTSGRVDVSMSESGDRPAVAACKKIRERKQQRSGNQLVIHIVGGYPVDPGVYPHMAAIGYITFGTDFRCGGSLIASRFVLTAAHCVNTDANTPAFVRLGAVNIENPDQSYQDIVVRSVKIHPQYVGNKYNDIAILELERDVVETDNIRPACLHTDAADPPSNSKFFVAGWGVLNVTTRARSKILLRAGLELVPLDQCNISYAEQPGSIRLLKQGVVDSLLCAIDQKLIADACKGDSGGPLIHELNVEDGMYTIMGVISSGFGCATVTPGLYTRVSSYLDFIEGIVWPYNRV; encoded by the exons ATGCCTTTGGACTGGTCCCTGCTCCTCGGCACTTTTGTGCTCATCAGCAGCTCCTCCGTGGAAGCAGCCGCCACAG TGGGTCGGGCCTGCAAGGTGACGGATACCATGCCCGGAATCTGCCGAACCTCCGCCGATTGCGAGCCCCTGATCGATGGCTACATCAAGTCGGGAGTCCTGACGCTCAATGATGTGCCCAGCTGTGGCCTCGGCGCTTGGGGTGAGATCTTCTGCTGTCCCACCAAGCCGTGCTGTGACAATAG TACCATAACAAGCGCTTCCACAAGTTCCACCACAAGCACAAGATCTCCACCAATGGGCAGGACGATCTCAACCAGTGGCCGTGTCGATGTGTCGATGTCCGAAAGCGGTGATCGTCCGGCAGTGGCAG CCTGTAAGAAGATTCGCGAGCGAAAACAGCAGAGGAGCGGCAACCAATTGGTCATACACATCGTGGGCGGCTATCCGGTTGATCCGGGTGTGTATCCCCACATGGCGGCCATTGGTTACATCACCTTTGGCACCGATTTCCGATGCGGCGGATCGCTAATCGCCAGTCGCTTCGTCCTGACCGCCGCACATTGTGTGAACACCGACGCCAATACTCCGGCCTTTGTCCGCTTGGGAGCTGTGAACATTGAAAATCCGGACCAATCCTACCAGGATATCGTCGTA CGAAGCGTTAAGATCCACCCACAATATGTGGGCAATAAGTACAACGATATCGCCATCTTGGAGCTGGAACGTGACGTCGTCGAGACGGATAACATCCGGCCCGCTTGTCTCCACACGGATGCCGCCGATCCTCCATCGAACTCCAAGTTCTTTGTCGCCGGTTGGGGCGTCCTCAATGTAACCA CTCGGGCGCGATCAAAGATCCTGCTGCGGGCTGGTCTGGAGCTGGTGCCTCTGGACCAGTGCAACATATCCTATGCGGAGCAGCCCGGTTCCATACGGCTGCTCAAGCAGGGCGTGGTCGATTCGTTGCTGTGCGCCATTGATCAAAAGCTCATCGCCGACGCATGCAAGGGCGACTCCGGTGGGCCGCTGATCCACGAGCTCAACGTGGAGGACGGCATGTACACCATAATGGGCGTCATCTCGTCGGGATTC